Within Amycolatopsis sp. cg5, the genomic segment GAGCACCCGCTCGGGTGGCCCGCTCGCGGCGGCGTGGGCGGTGCTGCGCCACATCGGCGACGACGGTTACGAGAAGCTGGCCGCCGACGTCTGGGACGCCGTCCGCACGATTCGCGCCGGTGTCGACGCGATCGACGGCCTGCGCGTGCTCGGCTCGCCGGATTCGACGCTCGTGTCGATCGCCGCGATCGGTGAGGATTTCGACCTGTTCACCGTGGCCGACGAGATGAAGGCGCGTGGCTGGTACGTCCAGCCGCAGTTCGCGCATCTGTCGTCGCCGGTGAACCTGCACCTGACGATCACGGCGGCGAATCGGGGCCACGAAAAGGAATTCCTCGACGACTTCGCCGCGTCGGTCACCGCGGCGCGCGCCGCCGGCCCGGTGATCGTCGACGCCGATGTGGCGGCCTTTGTCGCTGCTTTGGATCCGGATTCACTTACCTCAGAACAATTCGCGGGCTTGCTCGCCGCCGCGGGACTCGGGGGAGCGGCCGGGCTGCCCGAGCGCATGGCCCCGATCAACGCCTTGCTCGCGACCGCGCCAGCCCGCCTGCGCGAGCGCCTGCTGCTGGAATTCCTGGGCGCGCTCTACCAGCCCGGTGGTCGCACGGAAGGGTGAGAGCGACCTGTTCCAGCCGGAAAAGGTGATCTCCTGCTGCTAGCGTCGCGTCCACTTCGGACTGAAAGGGACCGCACGCCATGACCCTCTCGCACGCGGCGCACACCGACCACCCGCACCTGCACGGCGACGGCTGCGGCCACGTCGCGGCCCCGCACGGTGACCACGTCGACTACGTGCACGACGGCCACCTGCACCGCGCACACGACGGGCACTACGACGAGTGCGAACCGGCCGACCACGCCGTGCACGAGGCACACGACCACGTGCACGGCGAGGGCTGCGGCCACGTCGCCGTCCCGCACGGCGACCACGTCGACTACCTGCACGACGGCCACCGCCACGCCGTGCACGGCGACCACTACGACGACCACTAGTGCACGTGCGGGGCGTCCCATTCCGGGAAGAGGTCGTCCCCGATCAGGCAGTCGGCCAGTGCGCCGAGCAGGCCCGGTTTGTCCAGCTCGGTGCCGATGAACGCCAGCTCCTGCCGGGGCGCCTGGCAGACGCCGTGCGGTTCGAACCGGGCGACCGAGCCCGCCTGTGACCACAGGCCGAGCACGCCGGGCCGTGAGGCCAGGCTGAAGAAGCCCTTCGACCGCAGGATCGTGCCGAACTCCTTGGCGTCCAAGGAGTTCACGAACGTCCACAGCAGACCGGGGTCGAACGGCCGGTCGGCGCGGAACACCACGCTCGAGATGCCGTACTCCTCGGTCTCCGGCACGTGGTCGCCGTTGAGCTCGGCCACCCAGCCCGGCGCTTCCTGCGCGCGAAGCTCGTCGTAACGGCCCGTGCCGAGCACCTGCTCGACCGGCACCTTGCCGTGACTCGACACCAGCACGTGCGCGGCCGGGTTGAGCCTGCGCAGTGTCGCGACCAGACAGTCCACTTCGGACACCGGGACCAGGTCGGTCTTGTTGAGCAGCAGCACATCGGCGAACTCGACCTGGTCGATCAGCAGGTCGCTGACCGTGCGGGTGTCGTCCTCGTACTGGTCGAGACGCCGCTCGGCCAGTGAGTCACCGGCCGCCAGTTCGGCGAGGAACCGCACCGCGTCGACCACGGTGACCATGGTGTCGAGCCGGGCGACGTCCAGGAAGCTGAACGTCGCCGCGACCGGCATCGGCTCCGAGATCCCGCTCGACTCGATGAGCAGGTAGTCGAAGCGGTCCTCCGCGCAGAGCCTGGCCACCTCGTCGAGCAGATCCTCCCGCAGCGTGCAGCAGATGCACCCGTTGGCCATCTCGACCAGGCGTTCCTCGGTGCGGGAGCGGACCAGCGCGGCGTCGATGTTGATCTCGCTCATGTCGTTGACGATCACCGCGACCCGCAGCCCGCCGCGGTTGGCGAGCACGTGGTTGAGCAGTGTCGTCTTGCCCGCGCCGAGGAAGCCCGAGAGCACCGTGACCGGTGTGGTCACTTGGCGAGCCGCTGGAAATGCTTGATCAGGCGGCGCGGCACGAGCTGTTCGACGCCGTCGACCTTGATGGGCACCAGATCCGGCACGGCGGCCTTCCACTGCGCGCGGCGGGAACGGGTGTTGCTGCGCGACATCTTGCGCTTGGGCACGGCCATTACTTGGTACGCCTTCCGTAGCGGCGGTGGAACTTCTCGACCTGGCCCGCGGTGTCCATGACCCGCGCGGTGCCGGTCCAGAACGGGTGCGACGAGGCGCTGACCTCGACGTTCACCAGCGGATAGGTGCTGCCGTCCGTCCACTCGATGGTGTGCTGCGAGGTGATGGTCGAGCGGGTCAGGAACGCCTCGCCGCTCGCGGTGTCCTTGAAGACCACGGGGTGGTAGTCGGGGTGGATGCCCGGTTTCACTGGTTTTCTTCCTTTCGGTTCGAAACTGGCTGCAGGTCTTCGGCGTCGTCGTCCTCGCACGGCTCTTCGTGCCACGAGCCGAACGGGTCGGGGTAGACGCGCCACGCGGGCGGCCCGGCGGCGAGCTCCTCGTCGGTCAGCAGCGCGCCGGTCAGCGCGGCCTCGACCTCGTCGGGGGTGGCCCGGTCGGTGACGACGACGATCTCCTGCGCGCGGTCGCCGTGCTCGGGATGCCAGCGCAGCGACGCCAGCGTGCGGCGCTCGGGGGACACGTCCGCCCAGTCGGGGCCGTCGTCGGCCGCGAGCCACGGCCCGGCGTGCCCGATGCCGAGCCCGCCGCCCGCCGACTCGATCCAGAACGCCACGTCCGGCTGGCTCGCCACCCAGGCCCGGCCACGGGTGCGGATGACCCCGTCGAGCAGCACGTCGATCGCCTCGTGCAGGCGTTCCGGGTGGAACGGGCGCTGCGCGGTGAAGGTCAGCAGCGCGATCCCGCAGTCGGCGTGCAGCGGGGGCTGGCCGCGCAGCAGCGCGCCGTGCATGTCGGACGGTGCGCCGAGGCGCGCGTCCGAAGGCACCAGGCCGAGCACGGTCGTCGAGTCCAGAGTGGACAGTTCGACGCGCGGGATCGACGGCGCGACCCGGTCGAGGATGGCCGACGCCTTGGCCGCGGTCCACGCGTCGGGCGCCGCGCCGCTCAGCACGAGCACGTCCGCCGCTTCGACCTGGGCCAGCGCGACCTGCGCGATCGTGCGCTCGTCTTCCGGGCTGGCGAGCAGGCCGCGTTCGCCGAGCAGGTCGTCGCCGGTGACGTCGTCGAGCCAGGTCGCGCAGTCGACGACCGTGAAC encodes:
- a CDS encoding GTP-binding protein, which translates into the protein MTTPVTVLSGFLGAGKTTLLNHVLANRGGLRVAVIVNDMSEINIDAALVRSRTEERLVEMANGCICCTLREDLLDEVARLCAEDRFDYLLIESSGISEPMPVAATFSFLDVARLDTMVTVVDAVRFLAELAAGDSLAERRLDQYEDDTRTVSDLLIDQVEFADVLLLNKTDLVPVSEVDCLVATLRRLNPAAHVLVSSHGKVPVEQVLGTGRYDELRAQEAPGWVAELNGDHVPETEEYGISSVVFRADRPFDPGLLWTFVNSLDAKEFGTILRSKGFFSLASRPGVLGLWSQAGSVARFEPHGVCQAPRQELAFIGTELDKPGLLGALADCLIGDDLFPEWDAPHVH
- the rpmF gene encoding 50S ribosomal protein L32 codes for the protein MAVPKRKMSRSNTRSRRAQWKAAVPDLVPIKVDGVEQLVPRRLIKHFQRLAK
- a CDS encoding type B 50S ribosomal protein L31; translation: MKPGIHPDYHPVVFKDTASGEAFLTRSTITSQHTIEWTDGSTYPLVNVEVSASSHPFWTGTARVMDTAGQVEKFHRRYGRRTK
- the mrf gene encoding ribosome hibernation factor-recruiting GTPase MRF: MIENQRVPLVLISGLSPGSGTLAALLRTEGTAVVHHNLREITSGVVRRRVQLNGRDQTTTLELAHGCVSCTLREDLLPLLRKLSRMPQVTRIVLKLDEAMEPEPVGWALRNVLVGETPVIEDVEPVGVFTVVDCATWLDDVTGDDLLGERGLLASPEDERTIAQVALAQVEAADVLVLSGAAPDAWTAAKASAILDRVAPSIPRVELSTLDSTTVLGLVPSDARLGAPSDMHGALLRGQPPLHADCGIALLTFTAQRPFHPERLHEAIDVLLDGVIRTRGRAWVASQPDVAFWIESAGGGLGIGHAGPWLAADDGPDWADVSPERRTLASLRWHPEHGDRAQEIVVVTDRATPDEVEAALTGALLTDEELAAGPPAWRVYPDPFGSWHEEPCEDDDAEDLQPVSNRKEENQ